The following DNA comes from Noviherbaspirillum sp. L7-7A.
ACGCGCGGCCTTGCGGCCAACCGTCTCATCGCTTTCCCCATGGTAGGCACGACGTTCGGAGTGGCCGACGATGACATAAGCACAGTCGAAATCCTTGACCATTGCTGCGGAGACTTCGCCGGTGTAAGCGCCGGCATCATGGGCGGACACGTCCTGCGCTCCCCAGGCAACCTGCGTACCGGAGAGCAATTGCTGGCATTGAGCCAGGTAAGGCGCAGGCGCGCACACAGCAACCTGGCATGATGGCTGCCCGAGTTCGGACTTGACTGCAGAGAGCAAGGCGGCATTCGACGCCAGGCCGCCATTCATCTTCCAGTTTCCGGTGATCAGTTTGCGACGCATAGAATTTTGGATTTTTGAGAACCCATCATTTTAGCCCGAGGGCGTAACCCGGTCAAACGAGTGAGGTGTTTGAATTGTATTGAAGCAATGACAGCGCGTGTTAATCGCGCTTCTTTTCCACGCGCTGCTGCTGAGACAGGTCCTGGAATTCCCGCCAGTAGACGCCCATGACTGCAGCCCGGGCGCCAGGCTGGCGCCGCGCAGTGGCATCCTGAGTAGACCCCTCTTGCCGCGCAACACCCCGCTCTTCCTTGGCCCTGGCAGGCCTATTTTTGCCCTCGTCGATCTTGCTCTCTAAGTTGATGGCTGCTTTGGAAAGTGCAGTACTGGCGCCAGTGCTCGCTGGCGGCGAAGTAATGGCTGATACCGGCGCTGATTTGTTTCCCGTCTGATTCTGCACATTTGCACCCCGGCCTTCTTCAGCGGGCACCAAATGCGTTTTATTGAATGTGTCGCTTGCCATCCCATTCTTTCGAGCCGGGCTGGTTATCAGCGACCGCAAGACGCCTCTTGAGTTCGTTCGCACGCTTTGCTTCCTGATAGTAAAGTTATGACGCGCATAACCCGTGTCTACCCCCCGCAGTATGTGTTCGACCGTATCTTCAAACCTGTCGCCTATATAGGCGGTCATTCTGTCGTAAGGCAAGTTTTTTGGCACATCAACAGTGTCCTGACTGCCCTTTTCCTGATCTATTGACAATTGCCTTGCTGCTTGCCTGAAAATGTAATGCGCCCGATGCAGCTCAAGCTCCCACCTTTTTAATGAATAGGACGACGAGAGTATGCTTTTCAAGCGTGCTGCGCATAATTTAAGCATCCCTATTGTCTCGGAACTGCCCGTGTCGGATCGGCCAAGTTTCATTAGCAACTCATTGACGGCATCACAGATGACCGCGATTTCGCGGGGTATCCCCGCATTTGCATCATTGGAACTATTGAAAGTCACCAGCCTCTTCTCGGCCTCGCTTCTTTTTGCGATAGAGACATCGGGTGAAAGAACATTCTTGATCGACTTGCCTTTTTCTTTGCTGTTCTTGGGAATTCGACCCAGCAGCTCATAGGCGTCCGCGATCCCGGCAGAAAGCACTTCCAATCGCGACACCAGCTTTTGAGCCCAGACATCCGGATAGGAATGTCCATCTTCGAGTTCGACACCCAGATCCAATAGTTCCATCCCGGCATGGCGAACAAGAGCGCCTGAGCGTTTGCAATCGTCCCTCATGTGATGGACCGCAAGGTACAGATCGCTCCATATCCCGGCAAACTTTTCTCCAAGCTTATTCGCGGTTCTGGCGGCAGTTGGCGAGTACTTCTCCTGACTGATCTTATTGAGCAGAATTTCCACGAAACGGCACAAGTCAAGCAGGGAATTACCGGCAGCAATGCGTTTTTCACCGGCCGGATCGTATCCACTTTTCCCGGAAAGGCGCCGCTGTTCTTCCACAAGCCAGAACGGGCTCTGAAACATTCTTATGTTGCCCTGATAAAGTCCAAGCAGGCCTTTCATGCTGGCGGGTGGACAAGCCTCTACGACGGTGCGTAATTTTGGCTTTGAGGGCGCAATACTTGTTGAGGCCGTATCGGAGGGACGAGAAGGAACAGAAGTTGGAGCAGCCCTTGAACTGGGCTGCTCATTGATAAGCCTGGTATATCGAACCGACAGGCTGGCTCTGGCAAGTGATTCAAACGTTTTTTTGCCCAGGTGCTTATCCGCCATAGGTCATTAAGGACAAAGGCAGCCATTTTCGGCTGCCTTTGTGCTGTCGAAAGTGAAAGGGGCTGGTTCGTAACCTGAACGGCATGGCGGTTCGCAGCAACTACCAGCATGATCACCTATCAGCCCTTCAAATCACTTCCAGCATGATCTTGCCCACATGCGTGCTCGACTCCATCAGCGCATGCGCCTGGGCCGCCTCCGCCAGCGGGAAAGTCTTGTAGATCACCGGCTTGATCTTGCCCGACTCCAGCAACGGCCAGACGTTTTGCCTGAGCTTTGCGGCGATGGCCGCCTTGAACGCGACCGGGCGCGGCCGCAGGGTCGAGCCGGTGATGGTGAGGCGCCGGCGCAGTATGTCGCCGAGACTGACGTTGGCTTTTGCGCCCCCGAGCAGCGCAATGATCACAATGCGGCCGTCATCAGCCAGGCAGCTGACTTCGCGTGGCAGGTAATCGCCGGCAACCATGTCCAGCACCACGTCCACGCCCTTGCCGCCGGTCGCCGCCTTCACGATTTCGACAAAGTCCTCGCTGCGGTAATTGATGCCGCGCTCGGCGCCCAGGCTTTCGCAGGCGCGGCACTTGTCGTCCGACCCGGCGGTGGCGAACACCCTGCGGCCCATCGCGGTGGCGAGCTGGATTGCGGTGACGCCAATGCCGGATGTGCCGCCCTGTACCAGCAGGGTTTCGCCCTCGCTCAGGTTGCCGCGATCGAATACATTGCTCCAGACGGTGAAAAAGGTTTCCGGCAGCGAGGCTGCTTCAATCGCCGACAGGCCCTTGGGCACCGGAAGACACTGCTCCACCGGCGCGGCGCAGTACTCCGCGTAGCCGCCACCCTGCACCAGCGCGCAAACCATGTCGCCCTTGGAAAAACCGCTGCTGCCAAGGTCGCCATCGACAATCTCGCCAGCCACTTCCAGGCCGGGCAGGTCGGATGCGCCAGGCGGCACAGGATAGTTGCCGGTGCGCTGAAAGACATCGGGACGGTTGATGCCGGCAGCATGCACCTTGATGATGACTTCGCCTGGCTTGGCCACCGGCATGGGTCGGTCGCACAGTTGCAGGACTTCCGGGGCTCCGGGCTGGGTGATTTCTATAGCGCGCATGAAAGGTCCATCAAAAAAGTCTGTCAGACTGGGTTGAAAAGGAAACTGATTGTAATGGCAACAGCGCAAGCCCGCTGCTATGCCTCACGGCTGGCTCTTCCGCGACGCCCGACCGCCCCGCCCTCAAGCGCATCGGGCTCGTCATCCGTTCCCACCACCAGCCTGGCATTGCGCTTGAAGGTGAAATAGGCCCAGGCCCAGTCGGTCAGCACCATCAGCCGGCTGCGAAAGCCGATCAGGAAATAGACATGCACGAACAACCAGAACAGCCAGGCCGGCAAGCCCGAGAACTTGATGTTGCCCACCTTGGCTACCGCTGACTTCCTGCCGATGGTGGCCAGCGCGCCATAGTCCTTGTAGCAAAAGGTTTCCGGCGGCTTGCCGCGCATGTGCAGCAGGATGTTGCGGGCGGCCGTGCGGCCCATCTGCTTGGCCGCCGGCGAGACGCCCGGCACCGGCTGCCCCCCGGACTTCGCCGCGGCCAGATCGCCGATCACGTAGACCTCAGGATGGCCTGCAATGGTCAGGTCCGGGCCGACAGGAACGCGACCGGACCGGTCCAGCTCCACGCCCAGCGTCTTGCCTATCGGGGACGCCGCAACACCGGCAGACCAGATCACCGTCTTCGCGTTCAGCCTTTCCTCGCCATTGGCGCTGGTGAAGGTGACGCCGTCCCTGTCGATGGCCGTCACGCGGCAGCCGGTGCGCACTTCCACGCCCAGATGCTCGAGCTGCTTCCTGGCCTTTTCCGACAGGTCAGGCGGATAAGGCGGCAGTACCCGGTCGCTCCCTTCGATCAGCACCACACGGGCCTTCCTGGAGTCGATGCGGCGGAATTCGCCGTTCAGGGTGTACTGGCCGATCTCGGTCATGGTGCCGGCCATTTCCACGCCGGTAGCGCCCGCGCCGACCACCACGAAGGTCAGCCATGGTGCTCTGGCCTGCTCTTCCGGCTCGCGTTCGGCATGTTCGAAGCTCATCAGGATGCGGCGCCGGATCTCGAATGCGTCGCCCAGGGTTTTCAGGCCCGGCGCCACCTCCGCCCACTGGTCGTTGCCGAAGTAACTATGGGTCGAGCCGGTGGCGACGATCAGGTAGTCATAGGGGATGGCGCCGCCGTCGGCCAGCAGCACCATGCGCCGCGGCACGTCGACTGCAGTGACCGTGGCCATCAGGGTGGTCAGGTTGCGCTGCCGGGCCAGGATATGCCGGATCGGCGCGGCAATGGCCGGGCCGGACAGGCCGGCGGTCGCGACCTGGTAAAGCAGGGGTTGGAAAAGATGGTGATTGCTGCGATCGATCAGGGTGATGCGGACGTCGGCGCGCGCCAGTCCGCGCGCGGCTTCCAGGCCACCGAAACCACAGCCCAGGATAACGATATGGGTCATAAGCTGCCATTGCAGCCGGCACGACCGTCCGGCTGGCGAGTTGCGAACAAGGGAGGTCCTGTAAATGCCGGACCACGTAACAAATTCGCAACAACCTTAGCACGGAATACGGAGGCGCCGAAGACAGCCATGCTGTCTTACCGCCTCCGCGCCGATTTGATCAAAGCTGCGGGTTGAGCTTCTCGGTCTTGGAATGCAGCTTGTTGAGCGCGGACAAGTAGGCCTTGGCCGAGGCCACCACGATGTCGAGATCGGCGCCGACGCCGTTGACGATGCGGCCCGACTTGGACAGCCGCATCGTTACCTCGCCCTGCGACTGGGTGCCGGTGGTGATGGCATTGACCGAGAACAGCAGCAGTTCGGCGCCGCTCCGCGTATTGGATTCGATGGCATTGACGATGGCGTCGACCGGGCCATTGCCCTGCCCTTCGCAGCTGACTTCGCGGCCATCGACCGAGAACACCACGCGCGCGGTGGGCCGCTCGCCGGTTTCGGAATGCTGGGACAGCGATACATACCGGTAATACTCGTTTTCATGCGACTGCTGCTCGTCCGACACCAGCGCCATGATGTCTTCGTCGAAGATATCGGACTTGCGGTCTGCCAGTTCCTTGAAGCGGCTGAAGGCGGCATTGACTTCGGCTTCCGAGTCGAGCTTGATGCCCAGCTCTTCCAGGCGCTGCTTGAAGGCATTGCGGCCGGACAGCTTGCCCAGCACGATCTTGTTGGCGCTCCAGCCTACGTCTTCGGCGCGCATGATTTCATAGGTATCGCGCGCCTTCAGGATGCCGTCCTGGTGGATGCCGGATGCGTGGGCGAAGGCGTTGGCGCCCACCACCGACTTGTTGGGCTGCACCGCGAAGCCGGTGATCTGCGACACCAGCTTGGAGGTCGGCACGATCTGGCTGGCATCGACGCCGACTTCCAGATTGAAATGGTCGCGCCGGGTACGCACCGCCATCACGATTTCCTCCAGCGCCGTATTGCCGGCACGCTCGCCCAGGCCATTGATGGTGCACTCGACCTGGCGCGCGCCGCCTATCATCACGCCGGCCAGCGAATTGGCGACCGCCATGCCGAGGTCGTTATGGCAATGCACCGACCAGATCGCCTTGTCGGAATTCGGAATCCGCTCGCGCAGCGTGCGGATCATGTTGCCGTACAGCTCGGGTACGCCATAGCCGACGGTATCGGCGAAGTTGATGGTCGTGGCGCCTTCGCTGATGACAGATTCGATCACCCGGCACAGGAAATCCATGTCGGAGCGGCTGCCGTCTTCGGGGCTGAATTCGACATCATCCGTGAACTGGCGCGCAAAGCGCACCGCCAGCCTGGCCTGCTCATGCACCTGGTCTGGCGTCATGCGCAGCTTCTTTTCCATGTGCAGCGCCGAGGTGGCGATGAAGGTGTGGATGCGCTTGCGCGACGCGGCGGCCAGCGCCTCGGCCGCGCGGGAAATGTCGCGGTCATTGGCACGGGATAAGGAGCAGACAGTGGAATCCTTGATCACGCCGGCGATCGCCTTGATCGCTTCGAAATCGCCTTGCGAGGAAGCGGCGAAGCCGGCTTCGATCACATCCACCTTCAGCCGCTCGAGCTGGCGGGCGATGCGGATCTTTTCATCCTTGGTCATCGACGCGCCTGGCGACTGCTCGCCGTCACGCAGCGTGGTGTCGAATATGATCAGTTTTTCTGGGTTGGCGGCCATGGCTGCTCTCCTGTTGATGTCGATAGATGACTGCTGCGGTCGATGAAGGAATGAAGTGTAGCCCCGCTATTCGGCGCCGTCATGTTCCGGCTTGGTCTGCACGATGCTGACCGGCTTGCCCTTGAGCAGGCGCCAGAAGAAGATGATGTAGCCCGACAGCCCGTAAAGAATGAACAGGCCGAACAGTACCTTGGGCGGATCGCTGGAAATTGCAACAAATATCAGCACGATCAGGAATACCGCGATAAAGGGCACGGACTTGCGGAAATTGACATCCTTGAAACTGTAGAACGGCACATTGGTCACCATGGTCAGGCCGGCGAACAGGGTGATGCCCCACGCCGCCCAGGTCAGCTGGTTGCCGACGAAACGCAGGTCATCCATCAGCCAGATGAAGCCGGCCACCAGCGCCGCTGCGGCCGGGCTGGGCAGTCCCTGGAAATAACGCTTGTCGACCACCGCGATGTTGGTGTTGAAACGCGCCAGCCGCAAGGCAGCGCCGGCGCAGTAGACAAAGGCGGCCAGCCAGCCCCATTTGCCAAGGCCGCGCAGCGACCACTCATACATGACCAGCGCCGGCGCGGCACCGAAGGACACCATGTCGGCCAGGCTGTCATATTGCGCGCCGAATTCGCTCTGGGTATTGGTCAGGCGCGCGACGCGGCCATCGACAGCGTCCAGCACCATTGCGGCAAAGATGCCGATGGCGGCCTGATCGAACTTCAGGTTCATGGCCATGACGATGGCGTAGAAGCCGAAGAACAATGCCGCCGTGGTGAAGGCATTGGGCAGCAGATAGATGCCGCGCCGGCGCCGGATGACGACATCGTCGGCTGTGGCTGCCTCGGGCGGCGCGCGACGCAGCCCATGCCGCAGGGAGCGCGGCGCCTTGGGAAACTGCGTGACATTGCCTTTGGGCTTGCGCCGGTTGAATGTAGCCATAGCGATTCCGTTTTAATGTGATGCGAGCGTTTTGTCGCGGCCGCATCGGGCGCCCGCTAGACAGACTGGCAGGGCAGACTCAGAGGAAGATAGCGTTCCGGCGGGCAAAAGCTGGATTATAAAGAAGCGCCGCTATTCTAGACGAGGGCTGCTCAAAAGTAACGCCCGCAGGCTCAACGAAAGCGCACCTTGCCCACCGCCCGCATCTGCAGCGTGGTTTCGCCCGGCTCGAAGCTCGGCTCTTCCACGGCCTGCATTTCCTGAACTGCGGCAGCACGCATGGCCTTCGGTGCCGCATCCTGCTGCAGGTAGTTGCCTGAGCCTTCGAAGTCGAGCGTATCGAGCGTGGCATCGGCCTGATTGCGCCCCATCGCCCTGGCAATGGCGGCTATGCGCTCGTTCAGGTTGAGATAGGTGGCGGCGATGCGTTCCTGGTCGAGTTTCCTTGCGGTGGCAGCCGAGAGGCCAAAGCGCAGGCCATTGAGCGCCAGCACCTTCTGGCTTGCCGCCACGGTGGCCGGCAAGCCAGCCAGGTTGGTGGTGGTCACGTCCAGGTACTGCCCTACCCGCCAGCCAACCGGCTGCAGCCTGGCGCCGGCGGGCCTTGGCTGCGGCTGCCCCTCGGGATAGACCGGGTAGGTGTAATAGCCGCGGGTCTGCAGGATGGCGGCGGGATCCTGCCGCTTCACGATGTCGGCGCCCTGCTTCATTTTCTGGTTCACGCGCGACGCGGCGGCGGCCTTGTCCTTGTCCTGCTCCTCCACCATCAATGTCAGCACCGCTTCATCATTGGCATGGCGGACCTCGCCCGATGCCGGCACGATGACCAGCGTGCCGCTGGTCTGCGCCGGCTGCGGGGCCGGGGCCTGCGCCAGGGCGGCGCTGCACAGCAGGCTGGCGCCCAGCCACATCAGCATGGCGTGTCTCTTCATGGTCACTCCCTGATAAAAAAATGGACGAAAAAAAAGCTGCGCGGACGCACAGCTTTTTGTAGGCGATGAAACCGATTAGTTCTTGGACTGATCCACCAGCTTGTTCTTCGCGATCCACGGCATCATCGCGCGCAGCTTGGCGCCGACTTCTTCGATCTGATGCTCGGCGGTCAGGCGACGACGGGAAATCAGGGTCGGCGCGCCGGCCTTGTTTTCCAGGATGAAGCTCTTGGCATATTCGCCGGTCTGGATGTCCTTCAGGCACTGGCGCATCGCGTTCTTGGTGTCTTCGGTCACCACGCGCGGTCCGGTGACGTATTCGCCGTACTCTGCGTTGTTGGAGATCGAGTAGTTCATGTTGGCGATGCCGCCTTCATAGATCAGGTCGACGATCAGCTTGAGTTCGTGCAGGCATTCGAAGTAAGCCATTTCCGGTGCATAACCGGCTTCCACCAGGGTCTCGAAACCGGCCTTGATCAGTTCGACGGTGCCGCCGCACAGGACCGCTTGCTCGCCGAACAGGTCGGTCTCGGTTTCTTCGCGGAAGTTGGTCTCGATGATGCCGGCGCGGCCGCCGCCGTTGGCCATTGCATAGGACAGCGCGATGTCGCGGGCATTGCCGGACTTGTCCTGGTAGACGGCGATCAGGTGCGGCACGCCGCCGCCCTGGGCATAGGTCGAACGCACGGTGTGGCCGGGTGCCTTCGGCGCGATCATGATCACGTCGAGGTCGGCGCGCGGCACGACCTGGCCGTAGTGCACGTTGAAGCCGTGGGCAAAGGCCAGCACGGCGCCTTCCTTGGCGTAGGGCGCGACGTTCTCGTTGTAGACCTGGGCGATGTTCTCGTCCGGCAGCAGGATCATGATCACGTCGGCAGCCTGGACTGCCTCGTTGACTTCAGCCACGTTCAGGCCTGCAGCCTGTACCTTGTTCCAGGAAGCGCCGCCGCGGCGCAGGCCAACGGTGACCTTGCAGCCGGAGTCGTTGAGGTTTTGCGCGTGCGCATGACCCTGGGAGCCGTAGCCGATGATGGCAACGTTCTTGCCCTTGATCAGGGACAGGTCGCAGTCTTTGTCGTAGAAAACTTTCATGATCTTCCTAAGATATGGGTAGTGTGTGGCTGGTTAAACTTTGAGGATGCGTTCGCCGCGGCCGATGCCGGAGCCGCCGGTGCGCACGGTTTCAAGGATGGCGCTGCGATCGATGGAGTCGATGAAGGCATCGAGCTTGCTCTTGGCGCCGGTCAGTTCAATGGTGTAGGTCTTTTCAGTGACGTCGATGATGCGGCCGCGGAAGATGTCCGCGGTGCGCTTCATCTCTTCACGTTCCTTGCCCACTGCCCGCACCTTGATGAGCATCAGCTCGCGCTCGATGTGCGAGCCTTCGGTCAGATCGACCACCTTGACGACTTCGATCAGCCGGTTCAGGTGCTTGGTGATCTGCTCGATCACATCGTCCGATCCGGAGGTAACGATGGTCATGCGCGACAGCGTTGCATCCTCGGTCGGCGCAACCGTCAGGGTTTCAATGTTGTAGCCGCGGGCCGAAAAGAGGCCAACCACGCGGGACAGGGCACCGGCTTCATTTTCCAGCAGTACAGAAATGATATGGCGCATTACAGATCCTCCGAACCCAGCAGCATTTCAGTCAGGCCCTTGCCCGCCTTGACCATGGGCCAGACATTCTCGGTCTGATCCGTGATGAAGTTCATGAACACCAGCCTGTCCTTCATCGCGAACGCCTCGCGCAGTGCGCCGTCGACATCGTTCGGGTTCTCGATCTTCATGCCGACGTGGCCAAACGACTCGGCCAGCTTGCTGAAGTCGGGCAGCGAATCCATGTAGGACTCGGAATAGCGCGAACCGTAGTCGATCTGCTGCCATTGCCGGACCATGCCCAGGAAGCGGTTGTTGAGCAGGATGATCTTGGGAGTCAGGTGGTATTGCTTGCAGGTTGCCAGTTCCTGGATGCACATCTGGATCGATGCTTCGCCGGTGATGCAGGCAACGGTCGCGTCCGGGTTGGCCATCTGCACGCCCATGGCGTACGGCAGGCCAACGCCCATGGTGCCCAGGCCGCCGGAATTGATCCAGCGACGCGGCTTGTCGAAGTTGTAGTACTGCGCCGCCCACATCTGGTGCTGGCCGACGTCGGACGTGATGAAGGCGTCGCCATTGGTGACTTCCCACACCTTCTGCACCACCGACTGCGGCTTGATGACTTCGCGCGAGGTCGGGTATTTCAGGCAGTCACGCTCGCGCCACTGGTTGATCTGCACCCACCAGCTGGCCAGCGCGGCGGGATTCGGACGCACCGACTGCGCCTCGGCGGCGTCGAGCTGCGTCAGCAATTCCTGCAGCACATCCTTGACGTTGCCGACAATGGGAATATCGACCTTTACCCGCTTGGAAATCGACGATGGGTCGATGTCGATATGGATGATCTTGCGCGGATGCGAGGCAAAGTGCTTGGGGTTGCCGATCACGCGGTCGTCGAAACGGGCGCCGATGGCGATCAGCACGTCGCAGTGCTGCATGGCCATGTTGGCTTCATAGGTGCCGTGCATGCCCGGCATGCCGACGAACTTGTCGCTCGAGGCGCGGTATGCGCCCAAGCCCATCAGCGTGTTGGTGCAGGGATAGCCGAGGCGGTCGACCAGCTTGTTCAGTTCAGGCGAGGCATTGGCGAGAATCACGCCGCCGCCGGTGTAGATCATCGGACGTTCGGCCGACAGCAGCAGCTGCATCGCCTTGCGGATCTGGCCGGCATGGCCCTTGTCCACCGGCTTGTACGAGCGCATCTCGAGTTCCTTCGGATACTCGTAGGCGCAGGTGTGCATGCTGATGTCCTTCGGGATATCGACCAGCACCGGGCCGGGACGGCCCGTGGTGGCGATGTAGAAGGCCTTCTTCATCGTCGTCGCCAGGTCCTTCACATCCTTCACCAGGAAGTTGTGCTTGACGCAGGGGCGGGTAATGCCGACGGTGTCGCATTCCTGAAAGGCGTCCTGGCCGATCGCGGTGGACGGCACCTGCCCGGAAATGATCACCATCGGGATCGAATCCATGTAGGCGGTTGCCAGGCCGGTCACGGCATTGGTCACGCCCGGGCCGGAAGTGACGATGGCGACGCCGACCTTGTTGGAGCTGCGGGAATAGGCGTCAGCGGCATGGATGGCGGCCTGTTCGTGGCGCACCAGGATGTGCTGGAATTTGTCCTGCTTGAAGATGGCGTCGTAGATGTAGAGCACAGCGCCGCCGGGATAGCCGAATACGTGTTCGACGCCCTCTTCGGCGAGGCAGCGGACAACGATGTCTGCGCCGGTAAGTTCCTGGGTCATACTAGTCCTTTCAAGGTCCATTGGAGATTGATCGGATGCTCTCTCCTGGCGAAACCGACATGAAGGCAGTCCTGGGGCATCCCTTTCTTGTGCGGTCACGCCGGTTCGTTGCGCAGGGTTGTATGCGGTTCAAATCGACGCTAAACGCCACTCGTTCAGCCGGAGGTGCTGCGTTCTGGTACGGATTCATCGCGCTTGTGGCGCGGGTTAGAGCAAACAGCTTTCAAAAGAAGCGTGCCTAAGTCGGCGGCATCATCATGGGTCGCGCGCCGAAAGACATGAAACGACCTCGAGTTACGAGGGAACGATACCGTACTTCCTTATGCACTATTGGTCAAGATAAATTGTTCGAAAATCAGGTAACTTTGCCTGATTCTGACGTAAAAATACGCACAATCCGGGGCTTTTTTGCTAGCATGCGCAGCATTGCCAATCCGCATCAGTCTGCCGAAGGCGCTGTGCCTCCCGATACTTCCGCAAAAAAACAAGAACGTGCCGCACTGAATGGCCTCCGACAAAGAACTCTCCGACTTTCTTGAAAGCGTCGAACGCCGCGCCTTCAAGCAGGCGGCGTTCGCGGTGCGCAAGGACGAAGCGGCGCTGGACATCGTCCAGGACGCCATGATCAAGCTGGCGGAAAAATATGGCGACAAGCCGGCGGCCGAACTGCCGCTGCTGTTCCAGCGCATCCTGCAAAACACCATACACGACTATTTCCGTAGCGAAAAAGTCAGGGGCACGTGGGTCACCCTGTTTTCGGGCCTGCGCGGCAACAGCGACGACAACGAGCCGTTCGACCTGCTGGAAAATTACGAAGCCGAGGAAGGCACCCAAGCGGCCGAGTCCAGCGAGGACAAGGTATCGCGCGACCAGGTGCTGCAGGCAATCGACGCTGAAGTACAAAAACTGCCCGGACGTCAACGCGAAGCGTTTCTTTTACGTTATTGGC
Coding sequences within:
- a CDS encoding NAD(P)H-quinone oxidoreductase — its product is MRAIEITQPGAPEVLQLCDRPMPVAKPGEVIIKVHAAGINRPDVFQRTGNYPVPPGASDLPGLEVAGEIVDGDLGSSGFSKGDMVCALVQGGGYAEYCAAPVEQCLPVPKGLSAIEAASLPETFFTVWSNVFDRGNLSEGETLLVQGGTSGIGVTAIQLATAMGRRVFATAGSDDKCRACESLGAERGINYRSEDFVEIVKAATGGKGVDVVLDMVAGDYLPREVSCLADDGRIVIIALLGGAKANVSLGDILRRRLTITGSTLRPRPVAFKAAIAAKLRQNVWPLLESGKIKPVIYKTFPLAEAAQAHALMESSTHVGKIMLEVI
- a CDS encoding NAD(P)/FAD-dependent oxidoreductase, whose translation is MTHIVILGCGFGGLEAARGLARADVRITLIDRSNHHLFQPLLYQVATAGLSGPAIAAPIRHILARQRNLTTLMATVTAVDVPRRMVLLADGGAIPYDYLIVATGSTHSYFGNDQWAEVAPGLKTLGDAFEIRRRILMSFEHAEREPEEQARAPWLTFVVVGAGATGVEMAGTMTEIGQYTLNGEFRRIDSRKARVVLIEGSDRVLPPYPPDLSEKARKQLEHLGVEVRTGCRVTAIDRDGVTFTSANGEERLNAKTVIWSAGVAASPIGKTLGVELDRSGRVPVGPDLTIAGHPEVYVIGDLAAAKSGGQPVPGVSPAAKQMGRTAARNILLHMRGKPPETFCYKDYGALATIGRKSAVAKVGNIKFSGLPAWLFWLFVHVYFLIGFRSRLMVLTDWAWAYFTFKRNARLVVGTDDEPDALEGGAVGRRGRASREA
- a CDS encoding 2-isopropylmalate synthase, with translation MAANPEKLIIFDTTLRDGEQSPGASMTKDEKIRIARQLERLKVDVIEAGFAASSQGDFEAIKAIAGVIKDSTVCSLSRANDRDISRAAEALAAASRKRIHTFIATSALHMEKKLRMTPDQVHEQARLAVRFARQFTDDVEFSPEDGSRSDMDFLCRVIESVISEGATTINFADTVGYGVPELYGNMIRTLRERIPNSDKAIWSVHCHNDLGMAVANSLAGVMIGGARQVECTINGLGERAGNTALEEIVMAVRTRRDHFNLEVGVDASQIVPTSKLVSQITGFAVQPNKSVVGANAFAHASGIHQDGILKARDTYEIMRAEDVGWSANKIVLGKLSGRNAFKQRLEELGIKLDSEAEVNAAFSRFKELADRKSDIFDEDIMALVSDEQQSHENEYYRYVSLSQHSETGERPTARVVFSVDGREVSCEGQGNGPVDAIVNAIESNTRSGAELLLFSVNAITTGTQSQGEVTMRLSKSGRIVNGVGADLDIVVASAKAYLSALNKLHSKTEKLNPQL
- the pssA gene encoding CDP-diacylglycerol--serine O-phosphatidyltransferase, translated to MATFNRRKPKGNVTQFPKAPRSLRHGLRRAPPEAATADDVVIRRRRGIYLLPNAFTTAALFFGFYAIVMAMNLKFDQAAIGIFAAMVLDAVDGRVARLTNTQSEFGAQYDSLADMVSFGAAPALVMYEWSLRGLGKWGWLAAFVYCAGAALRLARFNTNIAVVDKRYFQGLPSPAAAALVAGFIWLMDDLRFVGNQLTWAAWGITLFAGLTMVTNVPFYSFKDVNFRKSVPFIAVFLIVLIFVAISSDPPKVLFGLFILYGLSGYIIFFWRLLKGKPVSIVQTKPEHDGAE
- a CDS encoding SIMPL domain-containing protein — protein: MKRHAMLMWLGASLLCSAALAQAPAPQPAQTSGTLVIVPASGEVRHANDEAVLTLMVEEQDKDKAAAASRVNQKMKQGADIVKRQDPAAILQTRGYYTYPVYPEGQPQPRPAGARLQPVGWRVGQYLDVTTTNLAGLPATVAASQKVLALNGLRFGLSAATARKLDQERIAATYLNLNERIAAIARAMGRNQADATLDTLDFEGSGNYLQQDAAPKAMRAAAVQEMQAVEEPSFEPGETTLQMRAVGKVRFR
- the ilvC gene encoding ketol-acid reductoisomerase, with amino-acid sequence MKVFYDKDCDLSLIKGKNVAIIGYGSQGHAHAQNLNDSGCKVTVGLRRGGASWNKVQAAGLNVAEVNEAVQAADVIMILLPDENIAQVYNENVAPYAKEGAVLAFAHGFNVHYGQVVPRADLDVIMIAPKAPGHTVRSTYAQGGGVPHLIAVYQDKSGNARDIALSYAMANGGGRAGIIETNFREETETDLFGEQAVLCGGTVELIKAGFETLVEAGYAPEMAYFECLHELKLIVDLIYEGGIANMNYSISNNAEYGEYVTGPRVVTEDTKNAMRQCLKDIQTGEYAKSFILENKAGAPTLISRRRLTAEHQIEEVGAKLRAMMPWIAKNKLVDQSKN
- the ilvN gene encoding acetolactate synthase small subunit — encoded protein: MRHIISVLLENEAGALSRVVGLFSARGYNIETLTVAPTEDATLSRMTIVTSGSDDVIEQITKHLNRLIEVVKVVDLTEGSHIERELMLIKVRAVGKEREEMKRTADIFRGRIIDVTEKTYTIELTGAKSKLDAFIDSIDRSAILETVRTGGSGIGRGERILKV
- a CDS encoding acetolactate synthase 3 catalytic subunit, with amino-acid sequence MTQELTGADIVVRCLAEEGVEHVFGYPGGAVLYIYDAIFKQDKFQHILVRHEQAAIHAADAYSRSSNKVGVAIVTSGPGVTNAVTGLATAYMDSIPMVIISGQVPSTAIGQDAFQECDTVGITRPCVKHNFLVKDVKDLATTMKKAFYIATTGRPGPVLVDIPKDISMHTCAYEYPKELEMRSYKPVDKGHAGQIRKAMQLLLSAERPMIYTGGGVILANASPELNKLVDRLGYPCTNTLMGLGAYRASSDKFVGMPGMHGTYEANMAMQHCDVLIAIGARFDDRVIGNPKHFASHPRKIIHIDIDPSSISKRVKVDIPIVGNVKDVLQELLTQLDAAEAQSVRPNPAALASWWVQINQWRERDCLKYPTSREVIKPQSVVQKVWEVTNGDAFITSDVGQHQMWAAQYYNFDKPRRWINSGGLGTMGVGLPYAMGVQMANPDATVACITGEASIQMCIQELATCKQYHLTPKIILLNNRFLGMVRQWQQIDYGSRYSESYMDSLPDFSKLAESFGHVGMKIENPNDVDGALREAFAMKDRLVFMNFITDQTENVWPMVKAGKGLTEMLLGSEDL